Below is a window of Verrucomicrobiota bacterium DNA.
CTCGGATTGTGCGGTTGTCCCCGATCCAACGGCTGAGCAGTTGAGTGACATTGCAGTTACAGCAGCCTTAATCCGGTCTCACCTCACCGATGAAGACTCGCGAGTGGCAATGTTGAGCTACTCGACGAAAAACGAGAGCTCTCGGAACCCTTCAGTCCTGAAAGTCCGGGCGGCGACTGAGCTTGTCCAGAAACGGGTCCTTGAGAACGATTGGCCGTTCCATGTTGACGGAGATCTCCAAGTGGATGCAGCGTTGGATCCGGCAACGGCTGAACTGAAGAAGGTTACCGGAAGCGTTGCCGGAAAGGCCAATGTATTGATCTTTCCCGATCTGAATAGTGGCAATATCAGCTCCAAAATGATCCAGATTCTCGGTGGTGCTCATTGCTATGGTCATTTGCTGAGTGGACTCAGCCGACCTGCGGCGGAAACGAGTCGTGGTGCAAGTGCTCTGGACATTTTTGGAACGGCAGTGCTCGTTTGCTCGCAGGCCATAGACCATGATTTTCTCTACCCGATTAAGAGTGAACCGGTGATCTAATGCCTGGTGCTTCACAGAAGGCAGAGGGGTCGGGAGAGGACACTCCTTACTCCTCCCGATACTCGACCTCGATCTTTGCCTCCGAATCAGAGGAACTCATCGATTCTCCGCTCAACTCGACTACAAAAAGGATTTTTGTCGCGGCAACCCGCCAAAATCAGGGAAAGACAACCACGTCGCTCGGTCTTTTGGGGGCGATGAAAAAATTCTCGCCGGACATTGGTTACATCAAGCCTATTGGGCAGCGTTTTGTTCAGATTGAAGGCCAAAAGATTGATGAGGACTCCGTCCTTTTCGATTCCGTGTACCACTTGGACGTTCCGATCGGTGCAATGAGTCCAGTGGCAATCGATGGACGGATGACCCGCTGGTATTTGGAGAATCCTAGCCGCAAGCTGGAGCACTTGATCGATCTCATTTGCCGTGCCTTTGACCGGGCGGCTTTCGAGAAGGACTACATCATTATTGAAGGAAGCGGTCATGCGGGTGTCGGTTCGGTGTTTGATCTCTCAAACGCAGCCATTGCAAAGATCCTTGGGGCGAAAGCGATTATTGTTTCGGAAGGAGGAATAGGGTCCCCTGTTGACGAGATTGCGATGAACAAAGCGCTGTTTGATCAGTTTGGAGTCGAAGTGATCGGAGCTATTTTGAACAAGGTTCTTCCAGACAAGTTGGACGTGATACGTGAATATGCTGGGCGAGGTTTGGAACGGCTGGGAATTCCCTTGCTCGGAACACTCCCTTTGCGCAAACGGCTCCAGGCTCCAACATTCTCGCAAGTCGTCAAGGAGATCAACGGAAGGTGGTTGAATGGGGCTGAGCATGGTAAGAAGGAGCGAATTCTCCGGGTCATCATTGGAGCAATGACTGCCAAGGGTGTCGTCGACTACATTCAGCCAGGAGTTCTGATCATTACTCCCGGTGACCGCGAAGACGTTCTCTTTTCAGCAATTGCCAGCGCCAATATTTCCCAGAAGCAAGTGGTGTCCGGTATCATCCTTACGAGGAATATTCTACCCCATCCTAAACTAATGGATTTGATCGGCCAGACGCCTATACCCGTCGTGATTTGTGGTGAAGACAGTTACACGGTCGCCTCGAAAATCAACAACATGACCGTCAAGACGCTACCGACCGACGAAGACAAGATTCCAATTATCCAGGAGATCGTCTCCGAGAATACGGATATGGAGAAGATCCGAAATGCTTTTGCGGAAGGCAGACAGGGGAGGAGTAAAAAGTAATTTGCCGTTCATTATGATCCCCTATTTTTCACGGAAGGAGTCGCAATGCTGAATCGAATCGTCTTACTCACCGTTATGTTTGGTTTATTCTCTGCAAATGCTGATCCGCTGCCGATCGGTTCCAAGGCTCCTGTCCTGACGGTTACCACGAGTGAAGATGTCGAGTTGGATCTTTCCAGTGTTTATGAAAAGGGTCCTGTTCTCGTCTATTTTTATCCGAAGGCGGATACCCCCGGTTGCACTGCGCAGGCCTGCAACCTTCGCGATTCCTTTGAGGAGCTCTCCGCCGAGGGAATTGAGGTCGTTGGGGTGAGCACAGACAACGTCAAATCCCAGGCTGCCTTCAAAGAAAAATACTCGCTACCTTTTACCCTGGTCGCCGATAGCGACTCCCGACTGGTCGATGCTTTTGGGGTCCCCACTAGAATCGGATTTGCTTCCCGTCAGTCCTTTTTGATCATTGACGGAAAAGTCGCCTGGCGTGACCTCAAGGCGAAGCCGAAGACGCAGGCTGAGGAAGCATTGGCTGCTTTAAAGAGAGATGGCGAACGTTAAACATCGAACACTGAACGTTGAACCTTTAACGTTCGAGGTTCGACGTTCAGCGTTGGAAGTTCAGGTTCTTAAGCGTCCCCGGTGAGCGTCTACTGGCTCCAACATGTTCCGTTCGAGGGGCTCGGCCGGATTGAAGATTGGTTTGTCGCACGCGGTGTGACTCCAAAGTGTGTTCGTCTCTATGCCGGTGACGTTCTTCCCCCCGTCGAGGAGGTTGATTTTCTCATCGTTATGGGTGGCCCGATGAGCGTAAACGACGAGGAAGCGTTTCCGTGGTTAACTGCCGAAAAGGAGTTCATCAGAGAGGTGATTTTGAAATCAGTTCCCGTTTTTGGCGTTTGTCTGGGTTCCCAGCTGATCGCCAGCGTGCTTGGAGCAGAAGTGTATCCAGCGAAAGAAAAGGAGATTGGTTGGTGGCCATTGCGGGTGACAGCGGATGAAGCGTCAAATACTCTATTTCCCGATGCATCTCGCGTTTTTCACTGGCACGGTGAGACCTTTGACTTGCCAAAAGATGCGGAGCTTCTGGCGTCTACTGCCTCTTGCGAGAATCAGGCGTTTCGAGTAGGAGATAAAGTCGTAGGAACGCAGTTCCACATCGAAACGACCGCTGAATCCGCGAAGGCCCTCGTCGAGAATTGTGGAGATGAGCTCGTTGACCGTTCTTCTTACGTTCAATCTGCGGAGGAGATTTTATCGACGCCTGAGGAAAACTACCGCCGGATTGAGCCCTTTTTGGATCAGGTTCTTTCCTCGTTGTGGCGGAGCGGCGGCTTTAGCCGCCGAGAGACTTGATGTGGATGGGTAGGGCGCAGGCTCTGGCAAGCCGATTGATCTGAAACCAAAACGGGGATTGATTTTCAAAATGCTCTAGCGTCTTACCATAGTTAGAGGTATAGATCCGTGGAAAAATCAACAGACCCGTGGCCTTGGTTCTACGAACCGGGGTGAAGTTTGAAGGCTACCGACATCGCCGAGACTGAGTTTCGAGGCTACCAGTTGCTTGCTCTAAAAGTAGTAAGAAACACCTGCTTCTACGATGTTCGCACTACCTGCGCGCACAAGGACGGTCACGTCACCGTCTTCGTAATCAAAGTCATCGAAATCCACGTAGCGAAAGGCAGCATGAAAGGAGAGCTGAGGAAGGAGAAAGAATTCTGCCCCGGCAAAAAACTGATAGGTAAAGACGGCGTTAGTTCCGTCACCGTCTCCGAACTCAGTAGTTACTTTTAGGTCTGAAACGGCTACACCAGCCCCGGCTCCAGCCAAAATACGAAAGCGTTCGGTGAGCGGATAGGTAAAGCGATAGTTCAGCAGAATCGTATTTACCTTGGCTTCCCCTTGAACGGGAACGCTGAGGCTGCCCTCCTGGTAGATCGTGTCGATCGAATCCAAGTCTGTGTAGGTATATTCCAGCTCCAGTGAATTCAAATCGTTGAATGCGTAACCGACCCGAGCCCCGATGCCAGTCGAGTTGTCAAAATCCGAATCAAACCATTGGACGATTCCCTGCACGTAGACGCTTGCTGACACGCTTCCCCAGGAAACGAAGAGTGATAGGAGAGCGAGAGACAGAATACGGGCAAACTTCATAGAAGGTGGTTTGTTTTATTTTGATTTTTAGGAGGGAGAGCCAAAAGACCTGAGTGGCCACTAGCTCTGACGGAAAAGTTGGTCTACACCGACCCGGCCACAGCCGGCAAAGAGAAAGGGAAGCATCGCAGCGGCGTAGAGAAGGGCCATTTCCTGCGCGGCAAAACCCGCTCCAGCCAAATGACCAAAAGCTGCAACCAGCATGGTGGTCAGGATTGTAAGAGCCGAGAGACGGGTCAGAAATCCTGCCGCAAGAAATAGACCCCCGAGCAACTCGGCGAAGCCAGCCGCCCACGCAAAGAAAGTAGGAGAGGGAAAGCCAAGATTCTCGACCACATCAACAAAACCGCTTTCTGGTGGCACCTTCCCCAGGCCATGAGCAAATGCCATCCCAAGACCCGCAAATACCCGCAAAACCAGCAAGCCCAATTCGGAAAAGGCAGAGGAGGCGGCTGCACCACCAAAAGCGAGTTTTTTCCATGAAGGCATGGGTGGATCGTGAATGAGGCGAATGGGAAATCAACCTAAATAAAGAATTCTCACGGTCAG
It encodes the following:
- a CDS encoding type 1 glutamine amidotransferase encodes the protein MSVYWLQHVPFEGLGRIEDWFVARGVTPKCVRLYAGDVLPPVEEVDFLIVMGGPMSVNDEEAFPWLTAEKEFIREVILKSVPVFGVCLGSQLIASVLGAEVYPAKEKEIGWWPLRVTADEASNTLFPDASRVFHWHGETFDLPKDAELLASTASCENQAFRVGDKVVGTQFHIETTAESAKALVENCGDELVDRSSYVQSAEEILSTPEENYRRIEPFLDQVLSSLWRSGGFSRRET
- a CDS encoding peroxiredoxin, whose amino-acid sequence is MLNRIVLLTVMFGLFSANADPLPIGSKAPVLTVTTSEDVELDLSSVYEKGPVLVYFYPKADTPGCTAQACNLRDSFEELSAEGIEVVGVSTDNVKSQAAFKEKYSLPFTLVADSDSRLVDAFGVPTRIGFASRQSFLIIDGKVAWRDLKAKPKTQAEEALAALKRDGER
- a CDS encoding porin family protein yields the protein MKFARILSLALLSLFVSWGSVSASVYVQGIVQWFDSDFDNSTGIGARVGYAFNDLNSLELEYTYTDLDSIDTIYQEGSLSVPVQGEAKVNTILLNYRFTYPLTERFRILAGAGAGVAVSDLKVTTEFGDGDGTNAVFTYQFFAGAEFFLLPQLSFHAAFRYVDFDDFDYEDGDVTVLVRAGSANIVEAGVSYYF
- a CDS encoding DoxX family protein, with the translated sequence MPSWKKLAFGGAAASSAFSELGLLVLRVFAGLGMAFAHGLGKVPPESGFVDVVENLGFPSPTFFAWAAGFAELLGGLFLAAGFLTRLSALTILTTMLVAAFGHLAGAGFAAQEMALLYAAAMLPFLFAGCGRVGVDQLFRQS
- a CDS encoding AAA family ATPase gives rise to the protein MPGASQKAEGSGEDTPYSSRYSTSIFASESEELIDSPLNSTTKRIFVAATRQNQGKTTTSLGLLGAMKKFSPDIGYIKPIGQRFVQIEGQKIDEDSVLFDSVYHLDVPIGAMSPVAIDGRMTRWYLENPSRKLEHLIDLICRAFDRAAFEKDYIIIEGSGHAGVGSVFDLSNAAIAKILGAKAIIVSEGGIGSPVDEIAMNKALFDQFGVEVIGAILNKVLPDKLDVIREYAGRGLERLGIPLLGTLPLRKRLQAPTFSQVVKEINGRWLNGAEHGKKERILRVIIGAMTAKGVVDYIQPGVLIITPGDREDVLFSAIASANISQKQVVSGIILTRNILPHPKLMDLIGQTPIPVVICGEDSYTVASKINNMTVKTLPTDEDKIPIIQEIVSENTDMEKIRNAFAEGRQGRSKK